In the Helianthus annuus cultivar XRQ/B chromosome 11, HanXRQr2.0-SUNRISE, whole genome shotgun sequence genome, one interval contains:
- the LOC110888041 gene encoding disease resistance protein At4g27190: MDVVVVDGAKTVFEFICSRIKALSKYEENINELREEIANLTEKKMAIEEDITLARLEGKSPQPQVNEWLLKVSRAEDDVRQLLEMADANAVGKGSKMMQCWTVAKKLNLVKELNSTHCEKRSPIKSVVEMAVPPLVGQGAASDMKQLLEILNRDDIRRIAVWGKGGIGKTALVKNLSNELYFSYPNLFDTVIWVQVSRSLDLSMIQSQIAKRVHLKVEAGDTTHSLASRILQGLKLRRKTLLILDDVWEKIDLDAVGVPSRDPCCKILLTTRSRDVCRHMEVDVFFQLKLMSEEDAWNLFVHSAGPVFDLNGIESPTKKIVAAFSGLPLAIKTLANSLRDRPHMELWQNMYLRYRCSSPLFKNIMKEIFGTLATSYHSLPSKILKQCFLFCSLYPASCSIDVGELIQCWVSDGLIIENLTVEETFNYGLALIECLKDSCLLDQDSEGTVKMHGIFRDLAIILSQSQELSYGFHTQSGLPFYQMPNESSRRVSFIRCRIKKLPEFPVYSQLTVLFLQGNPIQKIPNDFFHNLISLRVLNLSETRITSLPPSFLCLRELRSLFLRNCSIEKLPSLTSLGKLLVLDLSSTRIKALPNGFGSLRSLRELNLSCTPFLNKIVAGSISGLSRLETLDMSFSSYNWNPKTTSDQKAKFDELLSLEHLSILRIRLNSVKCLESASFLLKKLTRFNIQISPWSHDSNNHIAKHNEKRLVLRGVDLLQEDLRDLLHNTSSLDVLTCVGMTRRHLLSLSSLISLTISNCDDITRLISKERSSKEMLPNLQHLVLDHLQNLETIVDEIIPRGQCLRNLTTIQVLDCPKLKGAVSYALLRHVKKLEEIKVSSCESLSWIIESGEHEEPLPNLRVLEISNMVNLRSIYVGTSVCPALQRIEVSCCPELKELPFSISDLSSLKEIRGEIKWWNNLRWEDDDVKNMFLQYFQAYPQENCSRKRKYK; this comes from the coding sequence ATGGATGTTGTTGTAGTTGACGGTGCCAAAACAGTTTTTGAGTTCATCTGTTCAAGAATTAAGGCACTTTCCAAATATGAAGAAAACATTAACGAACTCCGGGAAGAGATTGCAAACCTCACAGAAAAAAAGATGGCAATTGAAGAAGATATCACCTTAGCTAGACTGGAAGGAAAAAGCCCACAGCCGCAAGTAAACGAATGGTTGCTAAAGGTTTCTCGAGCAGAAGACGATGTACGGCAACTGCTAGAAATGGCTGATGCAAATGCTGTTGGCAAGGGATCCAAGATGATGCAGTGCTGGACAGTGGCAAAGAAACTCAACCTGGTGAAAGAGCTAAATTCTACTCATTGTGAAAAACGCTCCCCGATAAAATCTGTGGTGGAAATGGCAGTGCCGCCTCTTGTGGGGCAGGGAGCAGCATCGGATATGAAGCAGCTTTTGGAAATCCTGAACAGGGATGATATCAGAAGGATTGCTGTCTGGGGAAAGGGTGGCATAGGAAAGACGGCTTTGGTCAAGAACCTGAGCAATGAGCTTTATTTTTCCTATCCAAATCTTTTTGATACTGTCATCTGGGTTCAAGTTTCCAGATCATTGGATTTGAGCATGATTCAGTCTCAGATTGCCAAAAGAGTTCATCTAAAAGTGGAAGCTGGAGACACCACTCACAGTCTAGCTAGCAGAATTCTTCAAGGACTGAAGCTAAGAAGGAAGACCCTCCTGATTCTTGATGATGTCTGGGAAAAGATTGATCTTGATGCTGTGGGTGTTCCATCAAGGGATCCCTGCTGTAAGATCCTTTTAACCACACGATCTCGTGATGTGTGTAGGCACATGGAGGTTGATGTTTTTTTTCAGTTAAAACTCATGAGTGAAGAAGATGCTTGGAACCTTTTCGTTCACAGTGCAGGACCCGTATTTGATTTAAATGGAATAGAATCGCCAACAAAGAAAATTGTTGCAGCTTTCAGTGGGCTGCCATTAGCAATCAAGACTCTTGCAAACTCACTGAGGGACAGACCACATATGGAATTGTGGCAAAACATGTATCTTAGGTACCGCTGTTCATCCCCCTTGTTCAAGAACATTATGAAAGAGATATTCGGGACTCTAGCAACTAGTTATCATTCCTTACCAAGCAAGATTCTAAAGCAATGCTTTTTGTTTTGTTCTTTATATCCAGCAAGCTGTTCAATCGATGTTGGTGAACTGATCCAGTGTTGGGTGTCTGATGGTTTAATCATTGAGAACCTAACTGTAGAGGAAACTTTTAATTATGGGCTTGCTTTAATTGAATGCCTGAAGGACTCGTGCCTACTGGATCAAGATTCAGAAGGAACTGTAAAGATGCATGGCATTTTTCGTGACTTAGCCATAATTCTGTCGCAGAGTCAAGAACTGTCGTATGGGTTTCACACCCAGTCTGGCCTTCCATTCTATCAGATGCCAAACGAGTCTTCTAGAAGAGTTTCTTTCATACGTTGCAGGATCAAAAAGTTGCCAGAATTTCCTGTATATTCCCAGCTGACTGTGCTTTTTCTCCAGGGCAATCCTATACAGAAAATCCCCAACGACTTCTTTCACAATCTTATCTCTTTAAGGGTACTGAATTTAAGCGAAACTCGAATTACTTCTTTGCCACCATCTTTTCTTTGCCTACGTGAACTGCGTTCTCTCTTTCTTAGAAACTGTTCTATAGAAAAGCTACCTTCTCTTACATCTCTTGGTAAACTATTAGTCCTTGATCTTTCTAGCACCAGAATAAAAGCTTTACCTAATGGGTTTGGAAGTTTACGTAGTTTAAGAGAATTAAACTTGTCATGCACACCTTTTTTGAATAAAATAGTAGCTGGAAGCATATCAGGTTTATCAAGGCTCGAGACTCTAGATATGTCTTTTAGTTCTTATAACTGGAACCCAAAGACGACTTCAGATCAAAAGGCAAAATTCGATGAGTTATTATCATTGGAACACCTATCTATCCTTCGAATAAGACTTAACTCGGTTAAGTGTCTTGAATCTGCATCTTTTTTGCTCAAGAAATTAACAAGATTTAATATCCAGATTAGCCCATGGAGCCATGACTCAAACAATCACATTGCCAAACACAATGAAAAACGGTTGGTTCTTAGAGGAGTTGATCTCCTGCAAGAAGACCTTCGAGATCTTCTACACAACACAAGTTCTCTGGATGTGTTAACGTGTGTAGGCATGACCCGGAGACACTTGCTTAGCCTATCATCATTGATATCACTCACTATATCAAACTGTGATGATATAACACGTTTAATAAGCAAGGAAAGAAGTTCCAAGGAAATGCTTCCAAATCTACAGCATTTGGTTCTTGATCATTTGCAAAATTTAGAGACTATTGTTGATGAGATAATCCCAAGAGGCCAGTGCCTCAGAAATCTGACAACAATTCAAGTTTTGGATTGTCCAAAGTTAAAAGGAGCGGTATCTTATGCACTGCTTCGTCATGTTAAAAAACTTGAAGAAATTAAGGTAAGCAGTTGTGAAAGTCTGTCTTGGATCATTGAATCAGGGGAGCATGAAGAACCTCTGCCTAATTTAAGGGTGTTGGAGATAAGCAACATGGTCAACTTGAGGTCAATCTATGTTGGTACATCAGTTTGTCCCGCATTGCAGCGGATTGAAGTGTCTTGTTGTCCCGAGTTGAAGGAACTTCCCTTCTCAATATCTGATTTATCCAGTTTGAAAGAGATTAGAGGTGAGATCAAGTGGTGGAACAATTTAAGATGGGAGGATGATGATGTTAAAAACATGTTTCTGCAATACTTTCAAGCATACCCCCAGGAGAATTGTTCAAGAAAGAGAAAATACAAGTAA